One Synechococcus sp. PROS-9-1 DNA window includes the following coding sequences:
- the pdhA gene encoding pyruvate dehydrogenase (acetyl-transferring) E1 component subunit alpha, translating to MSQDIAVGAAAGTDHKLANGASPVGAHAERLSSLVTTKRASVDRETGLRLYRDMTLGRRFEDKCAEMYYRGKMFGFVHLYNGQEAVSTGVIGAMKRQHDWFCSTYRDHVHALSAGVPAREVMSELFGKETGCSKGRGGSMHLFSKPHHMLGGFAFIGEGIPVALGAAFTSRYKRDAMGDSSSDSVTAAFFGDGTCNNGQFFECLNMAQLWKLPILFVVENNKWAIGMAHDRATSDPEIWRKAAAFGMAGEEVDGMDVLAVRAAAERAIERARAGEGPTVLECLTYRFRGHSLADPDELRAEEEKQFWAKRDPLKAFERDLVSDGLVSADELRAIEKEIDVEVQDCVEFALNAPEPDGSELTRYIWAED from the coding sequence ATGAGTCAGGACATCGCAGTAGGCGCAGCGGCAGGCACCGATCACAAGCTTGCGAATGGGGCCTCCCCGGTGGGAGCTCACGCCGAGCGCTTGTCGTCTTTGGTGACGACCAAAAGAGCCAGCGTGGACCGCGAGACCGGTCTGAGGCTCTACAGGGACATGACCCTGGGGCGGCGTTTTGAAGACAAGTGCGCGGAGATGTACTACCGCGGCAAGATGTTTGGGTTCGTTCACCTTTACAACGGCCAAGAGGCGGTGAGTACGGGCGTGATCGGCGCCATGAAGCGTCAGCACGACTGGTTTTGCAGCACCTACCGCGATCACGTGCATGCCTTGAGCGCAGGCGTCCCAGCCCGTGAAGTGATGAGTGAGCTCTTCGGCAAGGAAACCGGCTGCAGCAAGGGTCGTGGCGGCTCAATGCACCTGTTCTCGAAGCCCCATCACATGCTGGGCGGGTTCGCGTTTATTGGCGAGGGAATCCCTGTTGCCCTAGGCGCTGCCTTCACGAGTCGCTACAAGCGTGATGCCATGGGTGATTCCAGTAGCGACTCTGTCACTGCAGCCTTTTTCGGAGATGGAACTTGCAACAACGGGCAATTCTTTGAATGCCTGAACATGGCCCAACTTTGGAAATTACCGATTCTGTTCGTGGTGGAGAACAACAAATGGGCGATCGGCATGGCCCATGACCGCGCCACCAGCGATCCGGAAATCTGGCGCAAAGCGGCTGCCTTTGGCATGGCTGGCGAAGAAGTCGATGGCATGGATGTGCTCGCCGTTCGGGCAGCTGCTGAGCGGGCCATCGAGCGGGCGCGGGCTGGAGAAGGTCCAACGGTTCTTGAATGCCTCACCTATCGCTTCAGGGGCCACTCACTCGCCGACCCTGATGAGCTTCGCGCCGAGGAAGAAAAGCAATTCTGGGCCAAGCGCGATCCCCTCAAAGCCTTTGAGCGCGATCTGGTTTCCGATGGTTTGGTCAGTGCTGATGAGCTCCGCGCGATCGAGAAAGAGATCGATGTTGAGGTTCAGGACTGCGTGGAGTTTGCCCTCAATGCACCCGAACCCGATGGCTCAGAACTAACGCGGTACATCTGGGCAGAAGACTGA
- a CDS encoding NAD(P)H-hydrate dehydratase translates to MIWPSLDAEHWLVSAEQMLALEQEWLGSGLPVAALMEAVGQAMAEWCLQRRKRLEQGVLVLVGPGHNGGDGLVVARLLLHAGVEVRLWAPLPLRQALTQAHWRHLEWLGATVLETEPDPRDSALWVEALFGLGQHRPLPEGLALLLCERERVQSGRLISLDVPAGMHSNHGRMEAGGGAVASDTLCVGLVKRGLVQDAALANVGRLHRLDPGVPPKLINQLGAPAVLRVMAKDLETLPLPQDAPTAMKYQRGRVLLMAGSESYRGAALLAAHGAMASGVGSLKAALPDAVADAIWQWIPELVLSAGLPATASGGLAWGPWLADADLSRLDALLLGPGIGALDGQWDDWAEPLVAFEGLLVLDADGLNALADSKQGWRWLCRREFPTWITPHRSEFARLFPDSSGREPLDSAQWAAAESGTVVLHKGAHSVIADPNGVVHQLVDTSVQVARTGLGDLLAGFAVGWGARCWACGEEPRGTALAAAALLHAEASRTSENASSASEIAKTLAELTRRICAN, encoded by the coding sequence TTGATCTGGCCTTCCCTTGATGCGGAGCACTGGCTTGTCAGTGCAGAACAAATGCTGGCCTTGGAGCAGGAATGGCTGGGGAGTGGTTTGCCCGTTGCCGCCTTGATGGAGGCCGTTGGCCAGGCGATGGCTGAGTGGTGTCTTCAGCGGCGGAAGCGTTTGGAGCAGGGCGTGTTGGTGCTGGTGGGACCTGGCCACAACGGTGGTGATGGCTTGGTGGTGGCGAGGCTGCTGCTGCATGCCGGAGTGGAGGTAAGGCTGTGGGCCCCGCTGCCGCTCCGGCAAGCACTCACCCAAGCGCATTGGCGTCATCTCGAGTGGCTTGGCGCAACTGTTTTGGAGACGGAGCCGGATCCGAGGGATTCAGCTCTCTGGGTGGAGGCGTTGTTTGGGTTGGGACAACATCGTCCTCTCCCCGAAGGATTGGCGCTGTTGCTTTGCGAACGCGAGCGTGTTCAGTCGGGCCGGCTGATCAGCTTGGATGTGCCTGCGGGGATGCATTCCAATCACGGCCGGATGGAGGCCGGAGGTGGGGCGGTGGCCTCCGACACGTTGTGCGTGGGCCTGGTGAAACGGGGGTTGGTTCAGGACGCAGCTCTGGCCAACGTGGGCCGGCTGCATCGCTTGGATCCTGGTGTTCCCCCCAAGTTGATCAATCAACTTGGGGCACCTGCTGTATTGCGGGTGATGGCAAAGGATCTGGAAACCCTGCCGCTTCCCCAAGACGCGCCAACGGCGATGAAATATCAGCGTGGCCGTGTGCTGTTGATGGCAGGAAGTGAGAGCTATCGCGGCGCAGCACTGCTGGCGGCCCATGGGGCCATGGCGAGTGGGGTGGGAAGCCTGAAAGCCGCGTTGCCTGATGCCGTGGCTGATGCCATCTGGCAATGGATTCCTGAGTTGGTGCTGTCGGCTGGATTGCCAGCCACTGCATCGGGAGGATTGGCTTGGGGGCCATGGCTGGCTGATGCCGATCTCTCCCGCTTGGATGCGCTGTTGCTGGGGCCCGGTATTGGAGCGCTAGACGGGCAGTGGGATGACTGGGCAGAGCCCTTGGTGGCGTTCGAAGGGTTGCTCGTGCTGGATGCGGATGGGCTCAACGCCTTGGCCGACTCGAAGCAAGGCTGGCGCTGGCTTTGCCGGCGGGAGTTCCCAACCTGGATCACCCCGCATCGCAGTGAATTTGCAAGGCTTTTTCCTGATTCGAGTGGGCGGGAACCGCTGGATAGCGCGCAATGGGCAGCGGCAGAAAGCGGAACCGTTGTGTTGCACAAGGGGGCTCACTCTGTGATTGCCGATCCGAATGGTGTGGTGCATCAACTCGTTGACACCTCGGTGCAGGTGGCTCGTACGGGCCTGGGAGATCTGTTGGCTGGATTTGCCGTTGGCTGGGGGGCGCGCTGCTGGGCTTGCGGAGAGGAGCCGCGGGGAACAGCCCTTGCCGCCGCCGCTTTGCTTCATGCCGAGGCGTCACGAACCAGTGAAAATGCCAGTAGTGCCAGTGAGATTGCGAAAACCCTTGCTGAGCTCACCCGACGGATTTGCGCGAATTAA
- a CDS encoding histone deacetylase → MAVPLVYHQAYSAPLPSSHRFPMAKFRMLFEALKTSGLAESAQVHTPLPVPRRLLETVHQRRYHEAFARGTLDRQAQRRIGLPATTPLVQRTWLSVGGTLLTARLALAHGVACHLAGGTHHAFPDYGSGFCIFNDIAVSARVLLDEGCLERLMIVDLDVHQGDATALIFADDPRVFTFSAHAASNFPSRKQSSDCDLPFEDGVEDQAYVAAVGEALPSLLDRFKPELVLYNAGVDPHQDDRLGRLCLSDMGLLQRDHFVFDACLRRQIPVASVIGGGYDALDPLVRRHALVFRAAADQARLHGL, encoded by the coding sequence GTGGCAGTACCGCTTGTTTATCACCAGGCCTACAGCGCGCCTCTGCCGTCGAGTCATCGCTTCCCGATGGCGAAGTTCAGGATGTTGTTTGAGGCCCTAAAGACGTCGGGTCTAGCCGAATCCGCTCAGGTTCATACTCCTCTTCCCGTTCCTCGCCGTTTGCTGGAAACAGTGCATCAGCGGCGCTATCACGAGGCGTTTGCTCGGGGCACGCTCGATCGGCAAGCGCAACGCAGGATTGGTCTTCCGGCCACCACACCCTTGGTGCAACGCACCTGGTTATCCGTGGGGGGGACACTTCTCACCGCCAGGTTGGCTCTTGCGCACGGTGTGGCTTGCCATCTCGCTGGTGGCACGCACCATGCCTTTCCAGATTATGGAAGCGGCTTCTGCATCTTCAATGACATTGCAGTGTCAGCCAGGGTTCTTCTGGATGAGGGTTGCCTTGAGCGCCTGATGATTGTGGATCTTGATGTGCATCAAGGCGATGCCACTGCGCTGATCTTTGCTGACGACCCGCGGGTGTTCACCTTTTCTGCTCATGCTGCCTCCAACTTTCCGTCTCGGAAGCAGAGCAGCGATTGCGATTTGCCATTTGAAGATGGCGTTGAGGATCAGGCCTACGTGGCTGCGGTTGGTGAGGCGCTTCCTTCCCTCCTTGATCGCTTCAAGCCCGAACTGGTGCTCTACAACGCTGGAGTTGATCCGCATCAAGACGATCGCCTGGGCCGGCTTTGCTTGTCCGATATGGGACTTTTGCAACGCGATCATTTCGTGTTTGATGCCTGTCTGCGTCGTCAGATCCCAGTCGCCAGCGTGATTGGCGGTGGTTACGACGCTCTTGATCCTCTGGTGAGGCGTCATGCCCTGGTGTTTCGTGCTGCGGCAGACCAGGCGAGATTGCATGGCCTTTAG
- the mnmA gene encoding tRNA 2-thiouridine(34) synthase MnmA encodes MSAEAKMSTLTATPAGAEALERLRQWPGEHRVAVGLSGGVDSSLTAALMVEAGWEVEGLTLWLMSGKGACCAEGLVDAAGICEQLGVPHHVVDSRETFVREIVQGLVDGYKAGITPLPCSKCNRSVKFGPMLAWAERERNLPRIATGHYARIRLDTEDDRWKLLRGLDSRKDQSYFLYDLPQEVLARVVFPLGELTKADTRLEAGRHGLRTADKPESQDLCLADHHGSMRAFLDAYLPPRDGEIVLQDGTVVGQHDGIEHFTIGQRKGLGIAWSEPLHVVKLDAAMNQVVVATRAEAGRTGCDVGAVNWVSIAPPPIGSAMEVEVQVRYRSEPVHAHLTCIEANADDRAGERPHRCKLSFQEPQFSITPGQGAVFYDGEVVLGGGLIDSPI; translated from the coding sequence ATGTCGGCCGAGGCCAAGATGAGCACCCTCACAGCAACCCCAGCCGGTGCCGAGGCCCTGGAGCGATTGCGCCAATGGCCAGGTGAACATCGTGTGGCCGTCGGCCTTTCCGGCGGGGTAGACAGCTCACTCACCGCAGCCTTGATGGTGGAAGCCGGCTGGGAGGTGGAGGGCCTCACGCTCTGGCTGATGAGCGGCAAAGGAGCCTGCTGCGCCGAAGGCCTGGTGGATGCTGCCGGAATCTGTGAACAGCTCGGGGTGCCCCACCACGTGGTGGATTCAAGGGAGACCTTCGTTCGCGAAATCGTTCAAGGCTTGGTGGATGGCTACAAGGCTGGCATCACACCCCTGCCCTGTTCGAAGTGCAACCGGTCGGTGAAATTCGGGCCGATGCTCGCCTGGGCCGAACGGGAACGCAATCTTCCCAGGATCGCCACAGGCCATTACGCCCGCATCCGTCTGGACACGGAAGACGACCGCTGGAAACTGTTGCGAGGTCTGGACAGCCGCAAAGACCAGAGTTATTTCCTCTATGACCTTCCCCAGGAGGTCTTGGCGCGCGTGGTCTTCCCACTCGGTGAACTCACCAAGGCCGACACCCGTCTTGAGGCCGGGCGCCACGGATTGCGCACTGCAGACAAGCCAGAAAGCCAAGACCTTTGCCTAGCCGATCACCACGGCTCGATGCGCGCATTCCTCGATGCCTACCTTCCGCCACGGGACGGTGAAATCGTGCTGCAAGACGGAACGGTGGTTGGACAGCACGACGGCATTGAACACTTCACCATCGGTCAGCGCAAAGGCTTAGGAATTGCCTGGAGTGAACCGCTACATGTGGTGAAACTCGATGCCGCCATGAACCAAGTGGTGGTCGCCACAAGGGCAGAAGCTGGTCGCACAGGCTGCGATGTTGGCGCTGTGAACTGGGTCTCGATCGCCCCACCCCCCATTGGTTCCGCCATGGAGGTGGAGGTGCAAGTGCGTTACCGCAGCGAACCCGTGCATGCCCATCTCACCTGCATCGAAGCCAATGCTGACGATCGAGCCGGAGAGCGCCCTCATCGCTGCAAGCTCAGTTTCCAAGAGCCGCAGTTTTCGATCACTCCTGGTCAAGGGGCGGTGTTTTACGACGGCGAGGTCGTGCTGGGCGGGGGCCTGATCGACTCGCCGATCTGA
- a CDS encoding phasin family protein, with the protein MDTANPLQQLLLRGLGTTTLVADRLRYVTQEWVSSGRLDSNHASALVDDVLKALRGETPELEQQMGRNLERNRDNIIQDLGLASQRELDELRGRIDRLEQQLRQKEREE; encoded by the coding sequence ATGGATACTGCTAATCCCCTGCAACAGCTGCTGCTTCGCGGACTCGGCACCACCACGCTTGTTGCCGATCGGCTGCGTTACGTCACCCAGGAATGGGTGAGTAGCGGGCGGCTCGATTCAAATCATGCCTCTGCCCTTGTGGATGATGTGCTCAAGGCTCTGCGCGGTGAGACCCCGGAACTCGAGCAGCAGATGGGCCGCAACCTCGAACGCAACCGCGACAACATCATTCAGGATCTCGGCCTCGCCAGTCAGCGAGAACTCGATGAGCTGCGAGGAAGGATCGATCGCCTTGAACAGCAATTACGCCAAAAAGAGCGCGAGGAGTGA
- a CDS encoding RpoD/SigA family RNA polymerase sigma factor, with protein sequence MVSSTARTSETQRRRSSDPISWYLSTIGRIPLLTAAEEIELGNQVQKFMELTQDGSVSPDSEEFSSKDRRMIRVGQRAKQRMMKANLRLVVSVAKKYQGKGLELLDLIQEGSLGLERAVEKFDPTRGYKFSTYAFWWIRQSMTRAIACQSRTIRLPVHLSERLTTIRKVSLDLAHKLGAMPSRLEISEALDMPVEELDSLLRQALTTSSLDAPVNGEDGRSFLGDLIADSSAEEPLDKVEQRIHHEQLGRWLSHLSEQEQHVLTLRFGLNGNERHTLAQIGRLLDVSRERVRQVELKSLRKLRNLTRRIAPTF encoded by the coding sequence ATGGTTTCCTCAACAGCTCGGACCTCCGAGACCCAGAGACGCAGAAGCAGTGATCCGATTAGTTGGTACCTGTCGACGATTGGCCGAATACCTCTTCTGACTGCTGCTGAAGAAATTGAGCTGGGAAATCAGGTTCAGAAGTTTATGGAGCTGACGCAAGACGGCTCTGTCTCTCCTGACAGCGAAGAGTTCAGCTCCAAAGATCGACGCATGATTCGCGTTGGTCAGCGCGCTAAGCAGCGGATGATGAAGGCCAACCTTCGTTTGGTGGTGAGTGTTGCCAAGAAATACCAAGGCAAGGGCCTTGAGCTTCTTGATCTCATCCAAGAAGGATCGCTTGGCTTGGAACGGGCGGTAGAGAAATTTGACCCAACCCGCGGATATAAGTTTTCGACCTATGCCTTTTGGTGGATTCGCCAGAGCATGACGCGAGCGATTGCTTGTCAGTCACGCACCATTCGTCTCCCGGTGCATTTGAGCGAGCGTCTTACCACCATCCGCAAGGTGAGTTTGGATTTAGCTCACAAGCTCGGAGCGATGCCGAGCCGCCTTGAGATTTCAGAAGCGCTGGATATGCCCGTAGAGGAGCTTGACTCCTTGCTGCGCCAAGCGCTCACCACCAGCAGTCTTGATGCACCTGTGAATGGAGAGGATGGCCGCAGTTTCCTTGGCGATTTGATTGCCGACTCTTCTGCGGAAGAGCCGCTCGACAAGGTTGAACAGCGTATCCACCATGAACAACTTGGCCGCTGGTTGAGTCATCTCAGTGAGCAGGAGCAACATGTGCTCACCCTGCGTTTTGGTTTAAACGGCAACGAACGCCACACCTTGGCTCAAATTGGTCGTTTGCTCGATGTGTCGCGTGAACGCGTACGCCAGGTGGAATTGAAGTCGCTGCGCAAGCTGCGTAATCTCACCCGTCGTATTGCTCCTACCTTTTGA
- a CDS encoding inverse autotransporter beta domain-containing protein codes for MPALANGWGKNKRIDKIEPINISSTRDFHDPSKSLCTQYSFETFLEPTTCHQSNRSLSTIESIHLRLFREAIALVDGNKDIGSFLSSKFIGLVAENTNQFINDTIQDIPFFAQTNVNLDFSSESSSSLSLDSFLNLRSESDESGYLNNILFSQARVAAYTGSDTTTNLGIGYRKIVDSDKLVGLNGFWDYRIVGYGPSYSRWGIGAEFGWKDLSITNNWYIAGTGVHSVTVDDSQYQERVVPGWDVEVAYRIPSNPNISLALKAYRWDYQKTNDVDGVEGSVSWQATPHLAMKTWASTNVAAYPTTENAYLDDDNLRIGIGFTWSHRPVVFKKQDYRRNLSTQMTQPVRRTYEVLLERYSSGSGFINRASG; via the coding sequence ATGCCCGCGCTTGCGAATGGATGGGGAAAAAATAAAAGAATCGACAAGATCGAGCCAATAAATATTTCATCGACGCGAGACTTTCACGATCCAAGTAAATCACTATGCACCCAATACTCCTTCGAAACCTTTCTAGAACCCACAACCTGCCACCAATCAAACAGATCACTAAGCACAATTGAATCAATACATTTAAGATTGTTTAGAGAAGCCATTGCTTTGGTCGATGGGAATAAAGATATTGGATCATTTCTTTCAAGTAAGTTCATCGGCCTCGTTGCGGAGAATACCAATCAGTTCATTAACGACACCATTCAGGATATACCGTTTTTTGCGCAAACTAATGTCAACTTAGACTTTTCAAGCGAATCATCTTCTTCGCTGAGCCTGGATTCGTTCTTGAATTTAAGGTCAGAATCAGACGAAAGCGGTTATCTAAATAATATCCTTTTCTCACAGGCTAGAGTCGCAGCTTATACTGGTAGCGATACAACTACAAATCTAGGAATAGGTTACAGAAAAATAGTCGATAGCGACAAACTTGTGGGCCTTAACGGTTTTTGGGACTACAGGATCGTTGGCTATGGGCCTTCGTACTCGCGATGGGGAATTGGTGCAGAATTTGGATGGAAGGATCTTTCTATTACTAATAACTGGTACATAGCAGGCACTGGGGTGCATTCAGTTACTGTTGACGATTCACAATATCAAGAAAGAGTTGTCCCAGGCTGGGACGTTGAAGTGGCTTACAGGATACCGTCAAATCCAAATATTTCTCTGGCATTAAAAGCCTATAGATGGGATTATCAGAAAACGAATGATGTCGATGGAGTAGAAGGCTCAGTTTCATGGCAAGCAACGCCTCATTTAGCTATGAAAACGTGGGCATCGACAAACGTAGCGGCATATCCGACAACTGAGAATGCTTACCTTGATGATGACAATTTACGCATCGGGATAGGCTTTACTTGGTCTCATAGACCGGTTGTTTTCAAAAAACAAGACTACCGAAGAAATCTGTCAACACAAATGACGCAGCCAGTTAGAAGAACATACGAAGTTCTACTTGAAAGATATAGTTCTGGATCAGGGTTTATCAACAGAGCTTCTGGCTAA
- a CDS encoding apolipoprotein N-acyltransferase — translation MGNDRSLVLLQGLLGGLLAGVALTVSGPWWMVPALALLWAASRSSLASAIWGAVAVLVSHRWLLALHPLMWIGVPAGLSLPIAIGIWLACALLAALLLACWSYLLNRLPLQGSFANAALAAAVWGLLEVALSKSPSFWIGVGGSLLPADPPLAALSRWIGEGGLAALQLLLGWWLWRLLTMSRRESGWPALLAGGLLSLVVLHGVGARLLQNPETIGGQAELAEYSVALWQPAIPTREKFSAQRQRDLPVRLQAALQEADAANANWLLAPEGTLPLNDSLSAPTPIPLMSGGFRWSRGRQRSAMLLVDAGGTTPLASIDKHRLVPLGEWVPSWPGISGLSAIGGLEAGEPSRLWRWGGPPAAVAICYEISNGAALARAVADGAEWILAAANLDPYPRLLQQQYLALAQLRSLETARPLLSTANTGPTAMIRADGQIAARLASFDPGVLMVPLQPRKGLTGYVRWGETPLLLMIGASSLVLIRSASRSGPRPARPRRRKTPPLDQE, via the coding sequence ATGGGAAATGACCGATCCCTGGTTCTCCTACAGGGCCTGCTAGGGGGACTGCTTGCAGGCGTTGCCCTGACTGTGTCGGGCCCTTGGTGGATGGTGCCTGCCCTGGCGCTGCTCTGGGCCGCGTCGCGCAGCTCTCTGGCCTCCGCGATCTGGGGTGCAGTGGCCGTCTTGGTGAGCCACCGCTGGTTGCTGGCGCTGCATCCCCTGATGTGGATCGGTGTCCCGGCTGGGCTCAGCCTGCCGATTGCGATTGGGATCTGGTTGGCCTGTGCCCTGCTGGCAGCCCTGCTGCTTGCTTGCTGGAGTTACTTGCTGAATCGCCTGCCCTTGCAGGGGAGCTTCGCCAATGCAGCGCTGGCAGCGGCTGTGTGGGGTTTGCTGGAAGTGGCCCTATCCAAAAGCCCTTCGTTTTGGATAGGTGTGGGTGGAAGCTTGCTTCCGGCCGATCCACCTCTAGCTGCGTTGAGTCGCTGGATCGGTGAGGGTGGCCTTGCCGCCCTGCAATTGCTGCTCGGCTGGTGGCTGTGGCGCTTGCTCACGATGTCTCGGCGTGAGTCGGGTTGGCCTGCACTGCTGGCCGGCGGCCTGCTGAGCCTCGTTGTGTTGCACGGGGTGGGGGCCCGGCTGCTGCAGAACCCAGAAACGATTGGGGGGCAAGCCGAGCTGGCGGAATACAGCGTGGCCCTCTGGCAACCCGCGATTCCCACCCGCGAAAAATTTTCTGCGCAACGTCAACGCGACTTACCCGTACGGCTACAAGCTGCGCTTCAAGAGGCTGATGCCGCTAATGCGAACTGGTTGCTGGCACCGGAAGGCACGTTGCCGCTCAACGATTCGCTTAGCGCACCGACTCCGATTCCATTAATGAGCGGGGGGTTTCGCTGGTCGCGGGGACGTCAGCGCAGCGCCATGTTGTTGGTGGACGCTGGCGGCACCACTCCGCTGGCCTCGATTGATAAGCATCGATTGGTGCCATTGGGAGAGTGGGTTCCCTCCTGGCCTGGCATCAGTGGTCTCTCTGCCATCGGTGGCCTGGAGGCTGGAGAGCCATCCCGGCTTTGGCGCTGGGGTGGTCCACCCGCTGCCGTTGCTATCTGCTACGAGATCAGCAACGGGGCGGCGTTGGCTCGCGCAGTGGCTGATGGGGCGGAGTGGATTCTTGCTGCGGCCAACCTTGATCCCTACCCCCGCCTGCTTCAGCAGCAGTATTTGGCTTTGGCCCAGCTGCGCAGTTTGGAAACGGCCAGACCGTTGTTATCAACGGCGAATACTGGTCCAACCGCCATGATCCGAGCCGATGGGCAGATCGCAGCGCGTTTGGCGTCGTTTGACCCAGGGGTGTTGATGGTGCCACTTCAACCCCGCAAGGGTTTGACGGGGTATGTGCGCTGGGGCGAGACGCCCCTGCTGTTGATGATCGGAGCCTCGTCATTGGTGCTGATCAGATCGGCGAGTCGATCAGGCCCCCGCCCAGCACGACCTCGCCGTCGTAAAACACCGCCCCTTGACCAGGAGTGA